From a single Vicia villosa cultivar HV-30 ecotype Madison, WI unplaced genomic scaffold, Vvil1.0 ctg.002743F_1_1, whole genome shotgun sequence genomic region:
- the LOC131639702 gene encoding GDSL esterase/lipase WDL1-like yields MAGPMRPQIVLFGSSIIQMSFDNGGWGAILANLYARKADIVLRGYSGWNSRRALEVLDEVFPKDAYVQPSLVIIYFGGNDSIHPHPSGLGPHVPIEEYVENMRKIANYLKSLSDHIRLIFLTSPPISEIQIRKKLSATQSGRTNEHCGIYARALVELCEEMNLKVINLWSAIQQREDWLDVSFTDGVHLSAEGSQVVLKEILKVLREADWKPSLHWMSLPTEFAEDSPYYPPSPDGTTTINVSYSIPRRHLQWDL; encoded by the exons ATGGCAGGCCCAATGAGACCTCAAATTGTGCTATTTGGCTCTTCTATAATTCAGATGAGTTTTGATAATGGTGGTTGGGGTGCTATTCTAGCTAATTTGTATGCTAGAAAG GCAGATATAGTGTTGCGTGGATACTCAGGTTGGAATTCAAGACGCGCTTTGGAAGTTCTTGATGAAGTTTTCCCAAAG gatgcTTATGTGCAACCATCATTGGTAATCATCTACTTTGGTGGAAATGATTCTATTCACCCTCACCCATCCGGTCTTGGCCCTCATGTTCCTATTGAAGAATATGTTGAAAACATGAGGAAAATTGCTAACTATCTTAAG AGCCTCTCAGATCATATCCGCCTCATATTTCTCACCTCTCCTCCCATCAGTGAAATACAAATCAGGAAAAAACTCAG TGCAACACAATCTGGAAGAACCAATGAACATTGTGGAATATATGCAAGAGCATTAGTGGAGCTATGTGAGGAGATGAACTTAAAAGTCATTAATCTCTGGTCTGCAATCCAACAAAGGGAGGACTGGTTAGATGTCAGTTTTAC ggaTGGAGTTCATTTATCAGCTGAGGGAAGCCAAGTAGTTTTGAAGGAAATATTAAAGGTACTTAGAGAAGCAGATTGGAAACCTAGTTTGCATTGGATGTCATTACCAACTGAATTTGCTGAGGATTCACCATATTACCCTCCAAGTCCAGATGGAACCACCACAATAAATGTCTCCTACAGTATTCCTCGAAGACATTTGCAATGGGATCTATAG
- the LOC131639708 gene encoding uncharacterized protein LOC131639708 has translation MHLVPNAALTNTAASGMAIGEDLKELCELLQGVELDTSVKDEFHWNLTSSEDFTVSSVSKKVSSAKEIAWTNSIMKLLDVIWKTTIPTKIKTFSWRFFINRLPLKDILVNRGVSTLDSMDCPFCSIFPESLDHLFYQCQVTKEVWNRIILWLGKVANLSQEDFKSFGMIQEKVKNTKTKEILNSIWIALIWCIWNMRNTIIFDSGIFSHEEVISNIMFFSWRWVSSREPLRKTNFYDWYKFPLQCNYHS, from the coding sequence ATGCATTTGGTTCCGAATGCCGCTCTCACTAACACGGCCGCATCGGGTATGGCAATAGGGGAAGATCTCAAGGAGTTATGCGAGCTCCTTCAAGGTGTTGAGTTGGACACATCGGTAAAGGATGAATTTCATTGGAACCTCACATCTAGCGAGGATTTCACCGTGTCTAGTGTTTCTAAAAAGGTGTCGAGTGCAAAAGAGATAGCATGGACAAACTCCATTATGAAGTTGTTGGATGTTATTTGGAAGACAACAATTCCGACAAAAATcaagactttttcttggagattcttCATCAATAGACTACCATTGAAAGACATTCTTGTTAATAGAGGTGTGTCCACCTTAGATTCCATGGATTGCCCTTTTTGTTCTATTTTTCCGGAATCGTTAGATCATCTTTTTTATCAATGCCAAGTAACAAAGGAGGTTTGGAATAGAATTATCTTGTGGTTGGGCAAGGTTGCTAACTTATCTCAAGAGGATTTCAAGAGCTTCGGGATGATCCAAGAAAAGGTGAAAAACACCAAAACCAAAGAGATTCTAAACTCTATATGGATAGCTTTAATTTGGTGCATATGGAATATGAGAAACACAATCATATTTGATAGTGGTATTTTTAGTCATGAGGAGGTGATTTCTAatattatgtttttctcttggagATGGGTTAGTAGTAGGGAACCTTTGCGGAAGACCAATTTTTACGATTGGTACAAATTTCCTTTACAATGTAACTATCATTCCTAA